In Pirellulales bacterium, the following are encoded in one genomic region:
- a CDS encoding type II toxin-antitoxin system VapC family toxin has translation MTSFAYKRRHPGRALYLGIRRAPAKRLNNIAGLLTDLKVSNLDERCAGEFGRISADLRRKGITVGGLDRLIAATAKVYGHVLVTHNARDFKSIPGLTLVDWLGP, from the coding sequence GTGACCTCTTTTGCCTACAAGAGACGTCATCCTGGCAGAGCTTTATACTTGGGCATACGGCGCGCCCCGGCGAAAAGGTTGAACAATATCGCCGGACTGTTGACGGATCTGAAGGTTTCAAATCTCGATGAACGCTGCGCCGGGGAATTCGGGCGGATCAGCGCGGATCTCCGGCGCAAAGGCATCACGGTGGGCGGACTTGACAGGCTTATTGCCGCGACGGCCAAGGTCTACGGCCATGTCCTCGTTACGCATAATGCGCGCGACTTTAAGTCGATTCCGGGGCTGACGCTCGTGGATTGGCTCGGCCCCTGA
- the rpmG gene encoding 50S ribosomal protein L33, with protein MAKSKKKVETVFLVCEETGDHNYTIRRKTGGEKLKLSKYSPRLRKHTLHVEKKK; from the coding sequence GTGGCCAAAAGCAAAAAGAAAGTCGAAACCGTGTTTCTCGTCTGCGAGGAAACCGGCGATCACAACTACACCATCCGGCGAAAAACCGGAGGTGAAAAACTCAAGCTCAGCAAATACTCGCCGCGGCTGCGAAAACACACGCTGCACGTCGAGAAGAAGAAGTAG